The proteins below come from a single Salvelinus fontinalis isolate EN_2023a chromosome 1, ASM2944872v1, whole genome shotgun sequence genomic window:
- the si:ch1073-126c3.2 gene encoding uncharacterized protein si:ch1073-126c3.2, with amino-acid sequence MTQTTTRRVLLCFCSLTAVLSYAVAQEEDVGNNSCSSTTLMFKQLSTQLAEATRCAENITSEWSDDQTAVVINSLQTLTVILQKHQKTLCQDVEPKQCPAAVAHSKGGLVCVTINKRRYCKPMCNEGYDFAFLRNSRLYEECSADTRFKWTTHYIGGNKLAVCNKSSRSIAGAKTAYFPKNQDCLTTKSYNNLEAQLIEQFKNELKDIEGKTEYSCLVCG; translated from the exons ATGACACAAACTACAACAAGAAGAGTTCTACTTTGCTTTTGCTCACTGACAG CTGTCCTCTCATATGCTGTTGCTCAGGAGGAAGATGTTGGGAACAATAGCTGCTCCTCAACCACCTTGATGTTTAAACAGCTCTCTACTCAGCTTGCA GAGGCAACACGATGTGCTGAAAACATTACTAGCGAATGGAGCGATGACCAGACTGCTGTTGTGATTAACTCCCTACAAACACTGACAGTCATTCTACAGAAACATCAAAAAACAC TTTGCCAGGACGTTGAGCCCAAACAGTGTCCAGCTGCAGTAGCCCATAGTAAAGGAGGACTTGTGTGTGTCACCATCAACAAGAGGCGTTACTGTAAACCCATGTGCAATGAG GGCTATGACTTTGCGTTCTTGAGGAACAGTCGTCTGTATGAGGAATGCAGTGCAGACACCAGATTCAAATGGACAACCCATTACATTGGAGGGAACAAGCTGGCCGTTTGCAACA AATCCTCGAGATCTATTGCAGGAGCTAAAACAGCCTACTTCCCCAAGAACCAGGACTGCCTGACTACCAAGAGTTACAATAATCTTGAGGCTCAGCTCATTGAGCAGTTCAAAAATGAGCTGAAGGACATCGAGGGAAAAACAGAATACTCCTGTCTCGTCTGTGGATAA